One genomic window of Borreliella garinii includes the following:
- a CDS encoding efflux RND transporter periplasmic adaptor subunit — protein sequence MNLIFNINLFFKKYFLVLFLVLVSCVSKNKLNDKNINEEKESSYRFPVIAIKIKKGTLSDYLSLNGDIDTKVKADIFPDAAGKITSLRVKLGTYVKKGQVIATLDPSRPGSVYLNSPVRAPISGYILNIRKKIGETVNPQSSIAVVGRTDAKQILTYVSEKYISNIKVGNDAIIEVGAYPNEKFKAKVSEISPVLDSKSRTIEVYLTPIGSNLDKLIIGMFSKIKLITKRFRDVIKIPREAVVEREGKQFVFKLDLEGKSVQMLPVTVLFEIDGIVALSGEVEENDLIVVEGMSTLSNGTLINLVDTKESLSAESNI from the coding sequence ATGAATTTGATTTTTAATATTAACCTATTTTTTAAAAAATATTTTTTAGTCTTATTTTTAGTCTTAGTTTCTTGTGTAAGCAAGAACAAGCTAAATGATAAAAATATTAATGAGGAGAAAGAAAGTTCTTATAGATTTCCAGTAATTGCCATAAAAATCAAAAAGGGAACTTTGAGCGATTATTTGTCTTTAAATGGAGATATAGATACAAAAGTCAAGGCAGATATTTTTCCAGATGCTGCTGGTAAAATAACCTCTTTGAGAGTAAAGCTTGGAACTTATGTTAAAAAGGGGCAAGTAATTGCAACTCTTGATCCTTCAAGACCTGGTTCTGTATATTTAAATAGTCCAGTAAGAGCGCCAATCTCGGGATATATTTTAAATATTAGAAAAAAAATTGGCGAAACAGTTAATCCTCAATCCAGTATAGCGGTAGTAGGAAGGACGGATGCAAAGCAAATTTTAACTTATGTGTCTGAGAAATATATTTCAAATATTAAAGTTGGAAATGATGCTATTATTGAGGTTGGAGCTTATCCTAATGAAAAGTTTAAAGCTAAAGTTTCAGAGATATCTCCTGTTTTAGATTCTAAAAGCCGCACTATTGAGGTATATCTTACGCCTATTGGTAGTAATTTAGATAAACTGATTATTGGTATGTTTTCTAAAATTAAACTTATTACTAAACGCTTTAGAGATGTAATTAAGATTCCAAGAGAAGCTGTTGTTGAGCGAGAGGGTAAGCAATTTGTATTTAAGCTTGATTTAGAGGGCAAAAGCGTTCAAATGTTACCCGTTACAGTACTTTTTGAAATAGATGGCATTGTAGCTCTTTCGGGTGAGGTTGAAGAGAATGATTTAATTGTAGTAGAAGGCATGTCTACTCTTTCTAATGGAACCCTAATAAATTTAGTAGATACAAAAGAAAGTCTTTCAGCTGAAAGCAATATTTAA